A stretch of Cucumis sativus cultivar 9930 chromosome 2, Cucumber_9930_V3, whole genome shotgun sequence DNA encodes these proteins:
- the LOC101208970 gene encoding CST complex subunit TEN1 isoform X1: protein MALSAIKSGALVSLKDLMHPSSEFFKDGASLRVTGKLVEYSVETAIAIIVDGNVNLKIDTQHLIELSIRIGSIYQFIGELLVQSDNEAILKARVGRNVDGIDLNLYHQSLQLLRQFQADHLNKRTN, encoded by the exons ATGGCTTTATCTGCAATAAAATCAGGGGCGTTGGTTTCACTGAAAGACTTGATGCATCCATCTTCTGAGTTCTTCAAGGATGGGGCTTCGCTTAGAGTTACTggaaa ATTAGTGGAGTATTCTGTAGAGACGGCCATTGCCATAATTGTGGATGGAAATGTTAACTTGAAGATCGACACACAGCATCTAATAGAGCTTAGCATTCGCATTGGTTccatatatcaatttattggTGAACTACTCGTCCAGTCAGATAATGAG GCAATTTTGAAGGCACGTGTTGGCAGGAATGTTGATGGCATTGACCTCAACCTTTATCATCAGTCCTTGCAGTTGTTAAGACAATTTCAAGCTGATCACTTGAACAAGAGAACAAATTAG
- the LOC101208970 gene encoding CST complex subunit TEN1 isoform X2 has protein sequence MGLRLELLENRLVEYSVETAIAIIVDGNVNLKIDTQHLIELSIRIGSIYQFIGELLVQSDNEAILKARVGRNVDGIDLNLYHQSLQLLRQFQADHLNKRTN, from the exons ATGGGGCTTCGCTTAGAGTTACTggaaa ACAGATTAGTGGAGTATTCTGTAGAGACGGCCATTGCCATAATTGTGGATGGAAATGTTAACTTGAAGATCGACACACAGCATCTAATAGAGCTTAGCATTCGCATTGGTTccatatatcaatttattggTGAACTACTCGTCCAGTCAGATAATGAG GCAATTTTGAAGGCACGTGTTGGCAGGAATGTTGATGGCATTGACCTCAACCTTTATCATCAGTCCTTGCAGTTGTTAAGACAATTTCAAGCTGATCACTTGAACAAGAGAACAAATTAG